From a single Nicotiana tomentosiformis chromosome 2, ASM39032v3, whole genome shotgun sequence genomic region:
- the LOC104120885 gene encoding protein JINGUBANG-like, with amino-acid sequence MRNSKKSKMVTEENNHHKQAFGSEMQSDPNEDEYSFRISNISETSHANYDRPPPRLSSDYNSPHNTSPIWDPSSSPYLDPSWDQTTSPLSKSPWTSHVEPNTNYSYTGLMGSLVREEGHIYSLAASGDLLYTGSDSKNIRVWKNHKEFSGFKSNSGLVKAIIIAGERIFTGHQDGKIRVWKVSGKDPNVYKRIGTLPTLTAYIKSSMKPSNYIETRRNRNAVWIKHFDAISCLCMSEDQKLLYSASWDKTIKVWRASDSKCLESINAHDDAVNSIVVGFNGQLFSGSADGTVKIWRKESQGKGTKHFFSQTLLKQECAVTSLAVDPTSNFLYCGSSDGLVNFWQRDKLLTHGGVLRGHKLATLCLATAGNLIFSGSADNNICVWRRDGSEHICLSVLSGHSGPVKCLAAEEDKEQTSGDRQFIVYSGSLDKSVKIWRVSPQAQQQLQNQAEVGMSPPQTFPSACSLGSQSSCRVSQRRK; translated from the coding sequence ATGAGAAATTCAAAAAAAAGCAAAATGGTGACAGAAGAAAACAACCACCACAAACAAGCATTCGGGAGCGAAATGCAATCTGATCCAAATGAAGATGAATATTCTTTTCGAATAAGCAACATATCAGAAACTAGCCATGCAAATTACGATCGCCCTCCTCCTCGATTAAGCTCCGATTACAACTCTCCTCACAACACATCTCCTATATGGGATCCATCATCATCTCCATATTTAGATCCTTCTTGGGACCAAACAACATCTCCATTATCAAAATCTCCATGGACATCTCACGTCGAGCCTAATACTAATTATTCCTATACAGGTCTTATGGGTTCCCTTGTTCGTGAAGAAGGCCATATATATTCTTTGGCTGCTTCAGGGGATTTGTTATACACAGGATCTGATAGTAAGAATATTAGGGTGTGGAAAAATCACAAAGAATTTTCAGGATTTAAATCAAATAGTGGATTGGTAAAGGCAATTATTATTGCTGGAGAAAGAATTTTTACAGGTCATCAAGATGGAAAGATACGAGTTTGGAAGGTTTCTGGTAAGGATCCAAACGTTTACAAACGCATAGGAACTTTACCAACTTTAACGGCTTATATAAAAAGTTCAATGAAACCGAGCAATTATATCGAAACGAGGCGAAATCGAAATGCCGTGTGGATAAAGCATTTTGATGCGATTTCTTGCCTTTGCATGAGCGAGGACCAAAAGCTTTTGTATTCAGCATCTTGGGATAAAACCATAAAAGTTTGGCGAGCATCAGATTCGAAATGTTTGGAATCGATAAATGCCCACGACGATGCCGTAAATTCAATAGTTGTTGGCTTTAATGGACAACTCTTTTCAGGATCTGCTGATGGAACTGTTAAAATATGGAGAAAAGAATCACAAGGGAAAGGAACAAAACACTTCTTTTCACAAACATTATTGAAGCAAGAATGCGCCGTAACAAGCTTAGCTGTGGACCCAACATCGAATTTCCTCTATTGTGGTTCCTCTGATGGGCTAGTCAATTTTTGGCAACGTGACAAGCTTTTAACTCATGGAGGAGTTTTAAGGGGTCATAAACTTGCAACACTCTGTTTAGCAACGGCAGGGAATTTAATTTTCAGTGGATCAGCTGATAATAATATTTGTGTGTGGAGAAGGGATGGGAGTGAACATATATGTTTATCAGTTTTGAGCGGCCACTCTGGTCCCGTAAAATGTTTGGCCGCCGAAGAGGATAAAGAACAAACAAGTGGTGATCGACAGTTTATTGTGTATAGCGGAAGCCTTGATAAATCGGTGAAGATATGGAGAGTGTCACCGCAAGCACAACAGCAATTACAAAATCAGGCCGAAGTAGGGATGAGTCCGCCCCAGACTTTTCCTTCTGCTTGTAGCCTTGGATCACAAAGTAGCTGCAGAGTTAGCCAAAGGAGAAAATAG